Below is a window of Geomonas oryzisoli DNA.
GCTCCAGGAGCCGGGTTTCTACGAGAAGCTGGAAGAGAAGAGCAAGTTCGTGGCGGAGGGGATCGCCAAGGCGGCGAAGGATGCCGGCTTCCCGCTCTACTCCACCCGCGTCGGCTCCATGTTCTGCGGCTTCTTCTCCAAGGAGCCGGTGTACAACTGGGACAGCGCCGCCAAGTGCGACACCAAAGCGTTCGCCACCTACTTCCGCGGCATGCTCGAGGAGGGGGTCTACCTCGCCTGCTCGCAGTTCGAGACCGCCTTCGTGGGCGCGTCCCACACCGAGAAGGACCTTGAGAAGACCATCGCCGCCGCGGCCAAGTGCTTCAAGGCCCTCTAGGGCGAACTTCCCGCTTTCACAAACAAAAAGGCGCCCGCGTTTATCGCGGGCGCCTTTTTTCGTTATTGATCGTTGAGTCACACAAGTCCCCCCTCCCCTTGCGGGAGGGGGTTAGGGGGTGGGGGTAGCTGCGGACATTGGTGCTAATGGCAGGTTCACCCACCCCCCTGCCCCCTCCCGTCAAGGGAGGGGGAGAGCAGGAAAGTCGGAGCCTAGACGGAGACTAGCCTCCTGCGCAGCGCGATCATCTCCAGGCTCAGCTCGGCCATCACGGCGACGCGCTGCAGCTCGAAGGCCCCACCCCCGAGCCGCCCGTGGCTGTCGTGAGCGCAGATCACCGCCGCGACCTGCCCGCCGAGCTTCAACGGGACCATGAGCGCCGGGGCCGGCAGTTCGCCCCCCATCGCCTGCAATAGCTCCCCTTCCGCTCCGGCGCTGACTTCGCCGAGGAACATATCGCGCTCCTGCACCACGCGCAGCAATTGGGGCGCCTCTTCCAGGGAGAGGGCGCAGCCGCTGAATCCCGGCACCTGTTCGCCCGCCGCTACCGCCTGGACGCCGACCATTTGGCCGTTCTTCAACCGGACCAGGGCGCCGCGGTCAAATTCACCGGCCACGTAGGCAAGCAGCGCCTGGACCGCTTCCGGCTCGGAGGGGGCCGCCGCCAGCCGCTCGGCCAACTCGGGTAAGGAGATCCGCTCCGGCGTGCAGGAATCGTCCCCGCCGCCTCCCCACGGCGCTTCCAGCACCGCCGGCTGCTGGTCCGGGGGGGCGAACCTGGAGCGGATGCCGCCCTGCACCGGGATGTAGCGCATCGGGCGCTTGATGCCGTAGCTGCACTCCAAGGCGATGTTCAAGCGCAACTCGGAGCAGACGCGCGGGATGATCACCAGCCCCGTGATGAACCCGATCTCGTCGATCGCCTTGAAATCGGAGGGGTCGGCCATAGCTATCACCAGGCGTTTGCCGTCCAGGGAAACCGGCAGCACCCGGAAGCGCTCCACCAGCTCCAGCGGCAGCAACCCCAGCAGGCTTTGGGGGATCTCGGCGAGCAGGTCGTGATCCACGCAGGGGACGCCGAGCTGCTCGCTCAGAACCCGAGCCAGCTGGTCCTCTTCCACCAGCCCCATCTCGACCAGGTTGGTCCCGAGCCTGCCGCCGTAGATGGCCTGGGCGTTCAGCACCTGTTCCAGTTGGGCTGCGTTCAACGCTCCTACCTTCAACAACATCTCGCCGAGTCGTGCCGCCATGTGACACCTCCTCGCTGCGCCGCTATTACCGCGTGCGACCCAGGGGACAGCTGGATGAGATCCGGAGTTAAAGATTAAACAACGCCAATTATTCTACCGGGTCGGACTCTGGGCGCAATGGTTGGGGGGTGGGAGCAAGGCAAAATCCCCCCTGCTCCCCCTTTGACAAGGGGGGAACGTGGGACACCTGCAGCGCGAAGTGACAGCATGCTCTTCGTTTCTTGGAACTATCGAATGAAATAAAAACAAAGGGGCGGCACCGGTTTCGGTGACGCCCCACTCATACAACCATCTTCTCTGTATCCGCGCCCCGCCGGACGCGGACACGTCTCACGCGCTCTGTATCTTCCTGCGCAGGGAGAGCATTTCCAGGCTCAACTCGGCCATGACGCCCACCCGCTGCAGCTCGAAGGCGCCACCGCCAAGCCGGCCTTTGCTGTCGCTGGCGCAGATCAGGCCGACGACGTGACCGCCCAGCGACACGGGGAGGAGCAACGCGGAAGCCGGGAGCTTACCCCCCATGGCACGCACCAGGGTCCCCTCCGGGTCGCCCACGGCGAACTCGCACAACACCAGCCCTTTTTCTTCGGCCATGCGCTGTAGGTGCGCCATATTGCCGATCTCCGCCTCGAAACCCACGAAGCTCTCCACCGGGAGACCGTCGGCTACCGCCTGGACGCCGACCGCCTTTCCCGATTTCAGGCGCAGGAACCCGCCCCGGTCGAACTCGCCGGAGATGTAGGTGATCACGGCCTGGACCACCTCTTTCTCGTTGGCGGCGCCGGCCATCTGATCCGCCAGGTCCTTGATGGTCACATGTTCGGAGAACACGGGTTCGCCGACCGGCCCGAGCTGACGGTTGTCCACCGGCTGCACCGATGCGGCCTCCCCCCTGTTACCGGTTTCGAAACGGGTCCGCATCCCCCCTTCAACCCCGATGTAGCGGGTGGGCCTGGTGATACGGTAAAACCTCTCGAGGGCCACGTTCAGCCTGAGCTCGGGGCAGATCCTGGGCTTGATCACCATTCCGGTCACGAAGCCGATCTCCTCCAGCGCCTGGAAGTCGTGGGGGTTCGCCATGGCGAGGGAGAGCCGCTTGCCCTCCAAGGCAAGGGGGACCACCCGATAGCGCTTTATCAGTTCAAGCGGGACGAGACGCAGCACCTGGTCGGGAACCGTGCTCAGTTCGGCCGGCTCCACGCAGGGTGCACCCATCTGCTCACTCAGAACGTGGGCCAGCTCCTCTTCCGAGACAAGCCCCATCTCCACCAGGTTGGTGCCGAGCCTTCCACCGTAGATCACCTGGGCCTGCAGCACCTGGTCCAGTTGACCCTTGGAAAGCGCCCCCACCTTGAGCAACATCTCGCCAAGCTTTGCCGACATCGGTTACCTCCTCGGTCAGTTGCAGTTGAGCATTCAAAATTACCACATTCTACTTAATACCGACTTATGATGCAATCAACTTTCGCAACATCCCCCCAGTTACTGTTTCACGAACACTCCCGAGGGCCTTTAACGACCTTTATCCCAGTCTTTTTTGAGGCGGCACATGCAACTTTCATCGAGCATGGTAGTATTTCCTGGTTTTGCAAATTTGTTATGTCAGTGATGGACTTTTGCCGGAGGATTTATGCCAGTATCAGGAATTGTTGTGTCTTGCCGACCCGAATGCGCCGGGGGCGTTGCCGAGAAGCTCGCCGGTGGCGAGGGGATAGAGGTGCACGGCGTGCTCGCCGACGGCAAGATCGTGGCGGTCATCGAGGCGGACACCATAGACGGGGAGGTGGCCCTGGTGACCGGGCTGCAGCAGATGGAGGGGGTGATCTCGGTGCAGCTCGCCTACCATAACTTCGAAGACATGGAACCGGGCGGGCAACCGCTTTGTTCCTGACGGATCGATATCAACCTGAAGGAGGATGCGATGGGACTTTCCAGACGAGACTTCATCAAGGCCTGCGCCGCAGCGGCCGCATTTGCCGCGGCAGGCGTTTCGGTGACACGCCCTGAGGGGGCTGAGGCGGCGGAGGACGGGATCACCTGGGGCAAGGCTCCGT
It encodes the following:
- a CDS encoding chaperone NapD yields the protein MSCRPECAGGVAEKLAGGEGIEVHGVLADGKIVAVIEADTIDGEVALVTGLQQMEGVISVQLAYHNFEDMEPGGQPLCS
- a CDS encoding general secretion pathway protein GspE; protein product: MAARLGEMLLKVGALNAAQLEQVLNAQAIYGGRLGTNLVEMGLVEEDQLARVLSEQLGVPCVDHDLLAEIPQSLLGLLPLELVERFRVLPVSLDGKRLVIAMADPSDFKAIDEIGFITGLVIIPRVCSELRLNIALECSYGIKRPMRYIPVQGGIRSRFAPPDQQPAVLEAPWGGGGDDSCTPERISLPELAERLAAAPSEPEAVQALLAYVAGEFDRGALVRLKNGQMVGVQAVAAGEQVPGFSGCALSLEEAPQLLRVVQERDMFLGEVSAGAEGELLQAMGGELPAPALMVPLKLGGQVAAVICAHDSHGRLGGGAFELQRVAVMAELSLEMIALRRRLVSV
- a CDS encoding general secretion pathway protein GspE, translating into MSAKLGEMLLKVGALSKGQLDQVLQAQVIYGGRLGTNLVEMGLVSEEELAHVLSEQMGAPCVEPAELSTVPDQVLRLVPLELIKRYRVVPLALEGKRLSLAMANPHDFQALEEIGFVTGMVIKPRICPELRLNVALERFYRITRPTRYIGVEGGMRTRFETGNRGEAASVQPVDNRQLGPVGEPVFSEHVTIKDLADQMAGAANEKEVVQAVITYISGEFDRGGFLRLKSGKAVGVQAVADGLPVESFVGFEAEIGNMAHLQRMAEEKGLVLCEFAVGDPEGTLVRAMGGKLPASALLLPVSLGGHVVGLICASDSKGRLGGGAFELQRVGVMAELSLEMLSLRRKIQSA